Genomic window (Maridesulfovibrio ferrireducens):
GGAGAAGCTGTAAAGTTAACGCAGCTTATCCTTTATGCAAAGTTCATTAGAGTTGCACTTGCGAGTTGAATTCAGGTATCTTTTAAATAAGTCTTTTATTTAAGATGTTTATTATCATTTCTGAAATTAAACTGAGGCAACAGGTTGCCATTGTCGAGAAGCGGCATTATCAGTATTGAGCGTCGGTTACATATATGTTCCCGAATTTGTTGAATCAGTCATAATAATGCTCGAAGGATATACATATGAATTTTGAAAACGGCTATGCAATCGGAATTGATACAGGCGGAACATACACTGATACTGTTGTGGTCAAGTGTGCGGATTTAAGTGTTGTTGCTACTGCTAAATCACCAACCACTCATCATGATTTAAGCCTCGGTCTGGCTGCATCTCTGGATGAAGCATTAAAGAATAGCAAGGTCGATCCTTCGGAAGTGAACCTTGTTTCAGTCTCAACAACTCTTGCTACAAACGCCGTTGTGGAAAATAAGGGTGCCAGAGTCGGACTGTTTATGATTGGCTCTTCGAAGGCGATAAAGCTTCCGGTTGTTACAGCTCGCTATGTTAAAGGCGGGCACAAAGTCACGGGAGCTGAGGTCGATCCGATTGATATCGAATCTCTTGTTGACGGTGTAATGAATATGAAAGGGCATGTGGACAGTTACGCTGTATGCTCTGCCATGAGTATTAAAAATCCCGCTCATGAAAATATTGCAGAAAAAGCTATTTCGCTCACTGACCCCAAGCCTGTTTTTTGTTCGCACAGAATAAGCACCAAGGCTGGGCAGATGGAACGTGCGGCAACAGCTGTGCTGAATGCGCGTCTCATGCCTGTTATGGATGAATTTCTTAAGGGTGTAAGTTCAGTACTTGATGAACGCAATCTCGGCGGTTCAGTTGTTGTTATTCGCGGAAACGCAACTTCTATGAATATGGAAAATGCCATCGAACGCGCTGCGGATACTTTTGCAAGTGGTCCGGCATCTACAGCTTATTACGGATGTATATATTCCCCTGCAAAGGACGCCTTGATTGTTGATGTGGGCGGAACCACTACCGATGTTACTTTAATTAGAAACTCAAAGCCGACCATTCAGGAAAGCGGTAGTATCATCGGCGATTGGGAAACTCATGTTGAAGCCGTGGAAATGTTTACTGTGGGTGTCGGTGGAGACAGTTTCTCGCGTATAACCCGTTCCGGTAAGCTTGAAATCGGGCCCGGCAGAGTTGTTCCTTTATGTATGGCGGGCAATATTCCGCTTCCTGAAAACTGGATAGGCACAGAAAATGATTCCCGTTTGATTAAGATTGGACCGGCTGCTTCTGAAACTTCTGATGATGCAATTCTCACATATCTTTTAGAAAATGGACCGTCTACTTTCGGGCAACTTATGCAGGGACTTGATCTAGGTGAAATTTCACTTGGAACTAAGGTTGAAAAGCTTGTGCGGAGCCAGTTGCTTGATGAAGTAGGTTTTACTCCTACTGATGCTTTGCATGTTCTCGGTAAAGTTGAAATCGGTAACCGTGAAATGTCTATTTCTGCTGCTAAGGTTCTGGGCGCTGTATTTGAAATCAGTAGTGATGAATTTGCAGAAAAAGTTTTAGACGACACTCGCATTAAGATTGAAAATGCAATGCTTGAACATATTGTGCGTAAAGAAATCGGTGGTAATATGGCCGGAATTGTTGCCGGACGTTCTGCCAGCAATCTGGTCAGCTTTGATGTGTCGCTTAATCTTCCGATTATCGGAATTGGTGCGGCGGCTGATTGTCTTTTGTCTGAAGTTGCTGAAAAATTACATACGGAAGCTGTTTTTCCTGAGCATCACGAGGTCGGAAACGCTCTCGGTGCGGTAAGAATGGCTCTTGATAATATGAACAAGGAGAATGAGTAATGTATAATCGTCAACCTTCCTCTTGGGAATACTGCCTTGAAGCGGCAAGTGAAAATATTGAAACCGAAGTTGTCCACGGTTGGATTTTCAAAGATGGCAAGTGGTTTACCCATGCATGGTGCGAATTCGCTGATAAAGTTATCGATTTGACTGAATCGACTCATTCTATGTCTAAGCCTGATTATTACGAGAGGCATATGGTGAGTGCTCAGCGTTGCAGGAGATATTCCCGCATAGAGTT
Coding sequences:
- a CDS encoding hydantoinase/oxoprolinase family protein; translation: MNFENGYAIGIDTGGTYTDTVVVKCADLSVVATAKSPTTHHDLSLGLAASLDEALKNSKVDPSEVNLVSVSTTLATNAVVENKGARVGLFMIGSSKAIKLPVVTARYVKGGHKVTGAEVDPIDIESLVDGVMNMKGHVDSYAVCSAMSIKNPAHENIAEKAISLTDPKPVFCSHRISTKAGQMERAATAVLNARLMPVMDEFLKGVSSVLDERNLGGSVVVIRGNATSMNMENAIERAADTFASGPASTAYYGCIYSPAKDALIVDVGGTTTDVTLIRNSKPTIQESGSIIGDWETHVEAVEMFTVGVGGDSFSRITRSGKLEIGPGRVVPLCMAGNIPLPENWIGTENDSRLIKIGPAASETSDDAILTYLLENGPSTFGQLMQGLDLGEISLGTKVEKLVRSQLLDEVGFTPTDALHVLGKVEIGNREMSISAAKVLGAVFEISSDEFAEKVLDDTRIKIENAMLEHIVRKEIGGNMAGIVAGRSASNLVSFDVSLNLPIIGIGAAADCLLSEVAEKLHTEAVFPEHHEVGNALGAVRMALDNMNKENE